Genomic segment of Benincasa hispida cultivar B227 chromosome 1, ASM972705v1, whole genome shotgun sequence:
aatctcctcGTGAACTACCTCaaagtcttccctactatcctcttggtgccttagattaagttgtgggactcaaaataaacttggattaagggaatttggagaagaagatctTTGATTTTAAGACagtgtgaagaacacttcttcacaaCAATTTTTCAGCTAAATGCAACCTTTTGCATGCCCGAATTCCACTTCAATTTTCAGTATTTATTGTATGACTATCATACAAACAACATTGTTGCATGAATTGCAACTCATACTTGGAATATTGACTCAAAATAATGGTGGAGTGTGTGTGAGCGTCTTGGTTGGAAAGTGGGAAAATGCCACTTTTcggattttccattttccatctcttttcaattttttttatttttctaattgatctccaaaatcaaattttcaaaaaatgaaatctttattaattttacaaaattagttcattaattaattttctaataaaattaataataaataattaattaaacaatttaattaattctaattaatttcaatatcaaatattaaagagtttaacacTAGTTCCATcatcatgaatccttattcatgaatttaatatttaaatcatatttaaatattaatttattctccaattttgtttaactccaaaattaaatgcgtaattatatcaaatataattactaattcccttaattcaaatttgaacatttcaaattaacttatcactctactctaaggctaatccatttgtgagttagtagggggacttcacggatctacagatcatgggctccaacgattcaagattaattggctaaattctttacaccgaattaacccacACTCAttaactactaggtcactccactaaagcccagagttgcactcccttcactgtagatatattatgtccactcgatataaccatgattagtaagttaaccctttataggttgtttgtaataacagtTAGGTCAAATGGCTGTTTaccccccgagattacctcttattccttaagtctcactgatcctctaatgaacaattgatttgcaatctgatcatcaaaccgagtccctttcgggctagtgagagggtggggccccttgtttaagattcgaagtcaacacttaaaggaacaacctctctactatccctgaaagtgggtaggagtaaattccctcttgcaccctatgtcttcAGCTATCTACTctgtcttacccctgaaatggaggtttattgagatgacgttgttgagccaacctcacctatgcaaatctaaggataatctcgaataaacaggaatccatagttagctcaggattaaggtcaagttacctaggtcatcgttttgaaatagtcagtcttaaacagtaaacaacgttaaaaagtaaaagtgactatttcatggtccgatcttgtgcaaactcattgcacaggacaccctcAATCCTTACGTCatgacatgtacgaattaggatcaattcgtttgtagcactttacaactctttgtaacaactacagagtggaccacatccgatagtgttaccaaaataagacacccaaccttatatactataaattattttaactatttactcgaacctgatccacttttatgtctccacataaagttcaagtactcatgtaatagtcatggatcttttagtttattagatttatttctaaaacgaaataagcaattcatattttcaataacaacttattgaattttcagaataagttttattgtttacaaaccatgagttttaggacataaaacccaacacaacctcatagataggagttcataaaTCACTCAGGACTAAGATGGAGTCTacatgatcatcctatgaaatattagcatcaattaacaaatttacaaatagagattaaatattttgagGTTCGAtcttaaacaaactctttgtatatgatacctccactcacatgtctccatatgaatagtctggatcaaaccatttgtaactattacaaagcgggccgtatccatagtatctCCAGGAtaaagcacccaaccttatccatatgctatagaccttttaagttatctcttgaacatgattcactttgtatgtcaactacatactatgactacatatgataaccttggattttcCTTGTTAATGGATaaattaataatgcataattaataattaaactaataaaataattaattacgaAGCTTTAGGACACAAACCCCAACATAAAGATAGATGCTACCTGGGATGCACCCAAGTATAACCTAAttatttaatagatttttaaacTGTAAAATATATGTAACAAGGCCTTAAACATTTTGATTTTATGTCTTAATAAATCATATAACCTTTTCATTTTGTGTCTACCAGGTtcttaatatatttgaatttttttttaaacattcaCGAATCTatttgacataaaattgaaagttaaccaattatgtttaatataaatccgttaattttaaaaagtattgaACATGTCAgaccattaaacaaaaattgaaatttcaaagaccTAATAGACACATACAAATAAAGTTAGGGACTAAACCTATAAGATCGTTGATGTAGACTAGATCGGTTTCTTTTAACCAAAGAAATGATGTCTTTTTTAGGAATTTTAGGTGTAGCACTCGGGGTTTATCAAGGTGTCAGACCATCAACCTATTTTGCTTATGTGGAGTCAGACTGATGGCATTACCAAACAACGATTGGTGAAGCGTCCTCTTTGATTTGAAGAGCAATGGCCTATTATTTGAATTGTCATGATATAGGTTGGGTCATGAGGGTGTTGGGCTCTTGGTTACCAAAGGAAGCTATTGctgaaggaattgaattccaCAGCGAAAGCGCGTGTACAATCAAAATTTGTTTTGGAAATTCttgaaaaacaaagaaacataCAGGAATAggataaacatacatatataagCATGTTActtagagaagaagaagaagacatacctttgaagaaaatcTTCAACGTTTTCCTCTTGAACAAACTCCCACGtcacaaactctttgtacaatGAAATTCTTCCTTGAACTCAAACAATCATCAACAAGGACACCACCATTTGGAAACCTTACTATTCTCTAGTAAGAATCAAGATGGTGGGATCTCATTATTTGAAGAAGGGAAGaattgttgagttttatatcctaaaactcgtagatagtaaatgttattaattgtcCGTCATCAAttaagagttatcgatgttatttcaataagtgttattgattgtgttgtattctattttatctttaaaaaccctaaatctaataaactaatatcctagGTTGTTtgatgagtcttgaactgtatgtggagacatataagtattaatgttcaagatacaagaCTTCCATTCTTCCAGTCtaatcttatgcatgcaataagatgGACTAATGCCACGGATATCCGCAAGCGTCCAGCCTATTGCACGCTTGTGCTTTTTCAGCATCTGCAAGAGAGATTGCTCGTTAGGCTCTGTAAGATTTGCGAAAATGATCATAGGTAAAGTGTTGTTGGTTCCAAGAAATGCGTATTTTAGGTGTTCAGGTAACTGTTTTAACTTGAGTTCTGGTGGTTCCTCAAGTGATGGACGCGTTAGTTTTGTCTACCGTtcactcagacttggcggcTCTAATTCTTTCAGGTTCTCCAACGCAAGGACCTCACATACATAGGTCTCTTCTTCAGGCAACTCAATACTGTTTAGTTGACAATCTTCATTATCTGGGAACTTTAATGCGTTGAGcacattaaacttcacctcTTGATTATCTACGCGCATAGTCAATTTGCCTTTATGCACgtcaattaatatttttccaGTAGCTAGGAAGGGGCGTCCAAGAATAATTGATACCTCCCTATCCGCTTCATAGTCCAAGATAATAAAGTCTGCTGGGAATATGAAGTTGTCAATCTTTACcagaacatcttcaatctttccttctGGGTACTTAATTGTTCTGTCAGCAAGCTGAAGAGTAACAGAAGTGGGTTGTGCTTCGTCAATTCCcagtttcttaaaaattgaGAGTGGCATGAGATTAATGTTGGCTCCCAAATCGCACAACGCATGACCCACATCCAATCCTTCTATCGAGCAAGGAAATCCAAGGGTCCTTCTGCTTCTTTGGTAGACTATTGCTTACTAACGCGTTGCACTCCTGCGTTAGTGCAATTACTTCTTTCTCATtgactcttcttttctttgtcaatatatccttaaaaaatttgacatatgTTGGCATCTGCTCCAAGGCCTCTATAAATGGAATGTTGATATTCAACTGCCTTAGGAGCCCAAGAAAGTGCTTGaattgttgttcatcattcttcttcatcagacgCCTAGGGAATGGTGTGTTCAGCGACATCTCAGGCTTTCCCGCGTTGGACGTACTGGTTTCTGAATGGCTTGTAGTCTCAGGcgttctttcttcttgatccaTTGAACATGCGATGCGTTCTTTCGAAGGACTGTTGTTTCTtggtttcatttttctttcttcaagagcTTTTCCATTTCACAACGTCACCGCGTGACATTGCTCATTTCCATTGTTATTCCTAGGCATTTCAGTATTGCTAGGTAGAGCTTCAGGCTGTCTGCTTTTCAACTCGCTCGCTATCTGCCCTACCTGGATTTCCAGGTTTCTGATAGATGACGTCTGGCTTTTCAGTAGCGCGTCATTCTGGGCTATGTATTCCTTCAATAGGTTCTCAAACGGAGATCCTGAGCTCGACGCCTGTCCTTCTCTATTAAAGGGCTGTTGATGTGGTTGATGCATTTATTGAAATGCAGGCAGCGGTCCATTCCTTTGCTGTTGGTTTGCCCCTGGGTGGTGCTTCTAATGATTTCCTCctgtccaagaaaaatttggatggtttctccacctgggattatatgtattggaaaatgggttgtttttaatGAAACATATTGACTGAGGATTCTATGGGCAATCCACATAGGAGTGAGGATCTCCACAACCCACATAGCTAACCATGGGCTGCCCAAACGCCTCTACCTGATTCACCTTCTGCTGATTTGATGCGTTTCCTAGCGTTATGTTCTGCAAAAGGCTGGTCATCGTAGCCACTTGAGCAGAAAGTGTGGCTATTGCATTGGAATCGATAGAATTAACGTTATGAGATCTCTTCTTCCTGTCAGCTCTTCCATCATACATATCGTCCACCCATTCCATGTCGTGCTTAGCAATGCGGTCTAATATCTCTTTAGCCTCAGTGCAAGATTTGTCCATAAGTCCACCAGCCGCTGCTGCATCTGCTACCATCTGCGATGCTCTATTCAATCCTCCATAAAACGTCTCCATTTGGATAGTTAGTGGTAGTCCATGGTTCGGTCAATTCTTGACCAATCCTTTAAAACGCTCCCATGCGGCGCTTAAGGTCTcagcttcttcttgttcaaagttcataatctctCGACGCCTCCTCGCATTGGTagtaggtgggaagtatttttgcataaatttttccACCAACTCTCCCAAGTGGTGATTTCACCATGCTCCAGTGAGCTCACCCATTGTTTTGCGTCATCACGCAAAGAATAGGGGAACAAAGACAGCCTGATCGCCTCTGGGGTGATTCTaggaatcacaaatgaattaCATGTTTCCAGGAAATGCTTCATGTGGGCGTGAGGATCTTCACCACgaccacccccaaattgtccAGCAGACTGGAGCATTTGGAGCATAACAGATTTCATTTCGAACCTGGTCCCGTCTGGCATTGGATagatgattcctggagagaaatcatacagtACAGGGGACGCGTACTCTCTCATAAGACGTGTGCTGCTATTCGCCATTATGATTGGATTCTGTGCAACATGAGCTAATTGCTGAGCTAGTTGCTGATTTTCATGTTCTTCTGCCATTGCTCGTTGCCTATTCTATTGTTTGAGAAATTTTTGCCTCAACCTTCGACGACGGTTAGATCGTTCCTACGCCGGAAGGTCCTTTCAATCTCGGGGTCGTATATGAGTTCAGGAGTGCTCTCCCTGCTCATAAATGTTCACAAGCTTAGGCTTAGCTTGCAATACTCCTTCGACCGAAGTGTTCCTACAACAGATACAAACGAAATTTTTGGTTAGTCTTGTTTctgaatccccggcaacggtatcaaaaacttgttcgttgctatcATGATTCACTCTAGGAGtgttttgtataaaataaattggaagaataagttctaagtataagtgatgcgTTTATGCTTTGATGTGTTTAAGTAATTGTAACGTGTTGGGGTGTTAGATATATGCAGTAGAACGCACACAACTTCTTTTAATGACGTTCAAGTCTTCCTAAACcagacctaagtataaatctaatttaggttcctggtaaatCCAGGGTTAAACTTagggattcagttaaccaaacgcagaccttgcattgtatctctgtaggggttttcctaaataaatgtgagaaatgggttatttacactaaattgttgtgcctgtgcaagagatgcaaaagagttgagtagttaGTGATGGATCATGTGAGAATGGAATTTAATGTAAGTGGATGCGTcggtctaagatgaatgtacacaaaccaggatgtgatgtggatgagattgagtgattttcttatcttttgtttatgtgttagacttcattcaacatttctcaatgcaaataacatacaaaacctatctctagaatgcatgcgtctaacacagaatgcaacaaacaccagtaagtctatctctagctgtactaggcgtcctacttgatgcagcttagttattctttcgaacaatctaagttaaatATGCTTTTTACCAACTTGTCAAGTTGGCTTAAGCATTAAAATGATGtttgcataaagtattaatgcattcaacataaacaagagacaAACAAGGGCAaagtgtgatggatcaaatatatgaattttatacaGAAACAGAGAGTCTTTACAAAcgcaatatttaatcaaatgaaatgaaagtgataaatgagatgaaggaaactgagtcaagtcaaagaatacaatctcttgtatttctttggctcaatctcgttgtgtacaatcacttgtataggaattagacgaagtgtctttctcaagattggcttcctccgctccctgaccggcggtggtggtggttctcaaccttcTGATCGTCTTAGAACCACAACACGGCTTCTAAAAGACTAAAACTATGACTACACTATATagagagtaaggatcttgataatTTCTGAACTGAATAATTTTCTTCACACTGAACTCTAAAGGgaattcatctatttataggcgttggtcatgtccacttggtgaatgggtagcattaaagtccatatcctggtcagccgcctgactcTGGGAAGCTTTTCAGATGTTGCCTGCtgcttggaagcttttcagacgctgcctgctgcaggtgcccatacttgcaagtggtgatgtgatacAATCAGCCTGGATTaatgaatcttctctgcatTGAACTCCCTCCGatgcatggcccatgcgttacaACTTTTCTTGCGGCACTTGTCTGATGCGCTAGCGTTTATCCTCACGTTGAAATCCTTCAATATAATGCATTAGTGCCacgatatttagtaataaaacttcttttgcatgagtttactaatgtttgaataaatccatgcgtttcttctaaaaataaggagaatttatcattaaaaaccttagttgttccaacttaagagcaaaaataacttgtagaaTTACTATGTAATTGCTATACCATGTATCAATTCTCAATAGAAATACAGTGTAAATGGAATCTTTGGTTATGAAATCGGGTATCttttgggattagtgtcctaattctcctgaaggctcgtagtttgtaaacactgtacacattgttatgaataaaataaagttattttattttgcatttactcatatccaataaacaaagctccatggttattgtatgtaaacctaagcatgtatatgagatatacaagtagatcgtgccttaagtgataacctaaaaaggtctgtagtataaggattaaggaaggatacctgatccttgtgacactacaaatacgacccgctttatagaggtttacaagtattgtgaactactacagatggttgatcctgaccattcatgtggagacatgcgagtggagatgtcctatacaaagagtttgtataagaccagaccacaagatgattcgtatttttatataactttgttgatacttgagacttacatctcacctaaacgaccataggtgatatgactttaatcctgagtgttttgggaactcctgcctttgagggcggttctttgattaatatgggtgagagtggccagattgtcaactcagcaagcctacctttttaaggatttgtttgatttgggagttgggaactcagttacacaagatggaattcactccttcctcgaagcagaggtaaatagatagattgcttttataagggctgattctgggtcttgaacatagtgaccacaacttctattgagaatcagttcttggggttgatttggaagagaggactcagtcatagtaggactatgacttatgttcattagagggatcagtggtacttaagaagttagatgtaactacaagggaaaaatggtaaattggtccaactgtacttacgagcgatctgtgaagggttatcgcactgttgattggtttatatggacacaaaatatatatgtagtaagaagagtgcaggtgttggtctttagtggagtgcttgacagttaacagatgatggatcccctgactaaagagtttagtcagttatttgtgtaccgttggagcttcaagctacaggtcaataaggtccccttggtagctcaatggattcaagttgagaatcagttcttggggttgattttcaatgttcaaattgacaagaagaaattcgattatatatgatataatcagtgtgatgtatgagatacatcaagtggaggattaatgtaaatatgatttacattaagaacctggaatagaaaaagagctatggtttatatgtttcatgagaagaaatattaaaactataggttataaatataatatggtaagttgttatcatatatatttataataatattaattatttgataattatctctttttctctaataaccaattgagtggaggttattggtggttttagggtaaccgtgagataaaaagaaaaaggttttcctAAAACTAGGGTTGCTACTTTCAGAAAGAAACTCATGGaatgctatcaagtgaaatcgttccactaagcgatagctcatCAAGAGAcgaaacgatcgtggagtgtcactatacgatagtttactcagctggtcatagctaaacgatcgcaaggcattgtctatacaataggttGTCATCTTCTACAcaattgagcattcgtctatacgatagactgtgtcatctctcacttgctcaatcgtctacacgattgttgttcctccagcctcttcctctaaccaagatcatacagaacccacaactcctagatctcacaccgagaatactaaggtaaccatAATgatggtgtcctcactcaactcaattgaatccaaggttttggaggccattcgttgggttcgtgaCATTTTGATTGTTCATGTGGTGTTCATTGTGGATCGTGCTATGTTCCAGTTGTTGTGTTTGAGGGCTGAGTTGCTATTCTTAGATGTTTGaagtgatcgagggagtttgaagaattaGTCTTTAAAGATATGTTTATTCTATCACTTGACACTCTatgtaagcatgctgtaatttctagttgttgTATGACCAGTTAGTTTCCGTTTTGTGACTCTAAttgtttatttcaattttgtatggaatttggaacaatccttccgctgctcatggaaatcctcatgtccgatttccatCAACTCTCAATAGAAATACAATTTAATTGGAATAGTTGGTTATGAGATTTCAATCTTATGGATTCAGGAGATAAAAGTGCcagattttttttcccaatttgaaatttgaattggcAGTTTCATATcagatttaatttgatttaaacatttttcccattttgttttattaaaatttgaccattctaaACTCTTTCTTTCACAACCAGAAACTTCACATTTACATGCTTTGACTTCATATTGtttctgttgttgttggaatacatcactgttgacttattgtcacaaaataattttagtggtctttctatgtCAACCACTATTCACAACCCAGTGAGAAAATttcgcaaccatattccatgattggacgcctcataacatgctataaactctaCAGACATGttagaagaagccataagtgtttgttttataCTTTTCCAAGATATAGCTCCTCCAAcaaacatgaagatatagcttGAAGTGGATCGTAAAGTGTCTTTGCATCCAGCATAATCGGAATCAGAATACCTAATGATTCCAAAACTTTTGATCTctgataagtgagcatataatcttttgttctctgtaaatacctcataatcTATTTGATTACTTTCCATTAATCCTTCCTCGGGTTGTTCAAATATCTATCTAACACTTCAACTATGAGCGCAGTCTCTAGACGCGTACATACTTGAGtgtacattagacttccaacagccgatgcatagggaaccttctgGATCTTCTTAGTCTCGAGTACAgtcttggggcattgacctaaatgaaatttatcacctttagcaaTCGGGTATCTCCTGGTGCAtaatctttcatgtcaaatctactcaaaatcttttcaatgtagttcttttgtgacaatctcaaaataccttgagaacgatcccatggtatttcaattcctaatacaaaagaagcatcaccaagatctttcatctcaaaattcttttttgaGAAacctcttagtgtcatgcaTTAAACCTATATCATTACTTcctatgagtatgtcatcgatatataacaccagaaagatAGATTTACTCCCACtaaacttgtgatatacacaatcttccactacATTCATTTCAAAACCAAAGGAGGTAAttacttcatggaatttgtgatactattgacgagaggcttgcttgagaccaTAGATGGATTATTCAATTTGCACACCATAAACTTTGAATTACCAAACACAAAGTTttctggttgcaccatataaatcgtccCATCAATATTCCCATTGAGAAACatagtttttacatccatctggtatagctctaaatcaaagtgagttACCAGTGTCATGGTTACTCTAAAAAAGTTTTtcgatgaaatcggaaagaaagtctctttgtaatcaatgccttccttttgagtaaaaccctttACAACAAGACGAGCTTTATATCTTTTGATATTGCTATGTGAATcccttttagttttaaatattcatttacaacctatgggtttcactctTGATGACAATTCGACAAGTTTCCaaacgtcattgtctttcatggattttatttctttaataacATTTGTCCATTTTTTAGAGTTAGAACTTTATAGAGCTTGTTgaaagttgattggatcatcttccattatgcTCTAACATCCTGACGTTCTTgaagaaatacaatataatcaaaTTGAATTGCACTTCTTCCTTCTCTAGTGGATCTCCTCAGTGGTACTTCTTGATATTGTTGAGTTTTAACTTCAGATACAACAATtgggacttcaatgttgtcttgtttTATAATTGGTTTAATACTAAAGTTAGGAATTGGAGTCTaaacatcatttataaccacATTATGGAAAAaactaattcctcttcaaagacaacttttcttATATATATCTTCCCCTCCAAACTCAATATCCTCAAGGAATTTAGCATTTTTCATCTCAAaaaatgatctagaagtgggatcataaaacttgaaaccccaAGAGTACTTAGAATACCTAACaaaatagcagctaatagttcttgagtccaattttcttttgttagGCCTGTAAGGCCTAGCCTCAACTGGACAATCCTagatgtgaagatgcctaatatTAGGCTTCTTTCATGTCCACAACTCATTAGGGTTAACTACTACTTTACCAGGTActctattaaggatatatgttacagtctttagtgcctcacccTAGAGAGATTCTGGTaaagaagaatgactaatcatacttcttactaTATCCTTAAGTGTTATTTCgcctttctgctacaccattcatgTTTGATTTTCCCAGTATAGTGTATTGCGAGACGATTCCACATTTCTTTATGTATTTGGCAAAGGGCCCTGAACGTTGCtcacctgatccatcatatctaaCGTAGTATTCACCACTACGATTAGATTTGacagccttaattttctttccaagttgaagtttaacttcaactttgaaagacttgaaaacatCCAAAGATGaagacttctcatgaattaaatagaGGTACTCATATCTTAAATAGTCGTCtataaacataataaaataatgttgTTCATTCCAAGAAGTCGTAGGAAATGGACCACAAATGTTTGTATGTATTAGTTTTAAGACGTCTGAGCATTtgttggcacctaattttcttatgtttgtctgttCTCCCTTAATATATTTCACACACACGCcaaagttacttaaatcaagggaatcaagaatttcATCTAACACAAGTCTCTGAATTCTttgtttagagatgtgacctacACGCTTGTGTCATAACAAGtggaattctcatttaatttacgctttgtaccacatgaattagataacatgatcttgttaaatgaaacaaaagaatcaagcatatatagattatcaattaaagaaccaaTACCAATAAGCTTGAAATCTTGAAAAaaactaactttattatttccaaaagaataagaaaaaccaaatttgttgAAAACAGAAACTAAATTTTGTCTAAATGAcggtacaacaaaagtctcattcaaaTCCTAAGAACAACcagtttttaaatttaatctaaaattcCCAATAGCTTCAATTGGAACTATTTTGCCATCGCCCACATAGATGGATCTTTCAGCATCACTGGACAGTCAGCTCAACAGGCAACCCTGCAtagatatacttatgtgagtagtagcaccagaatctacccactaagtatctgtaggtacagaaactaaattaacttcagaacaaacTGAAGTAAGAAGTTTATCCTTCTTTACACGTCACTTAGCgtacttgggacaatctttcttaAAGTGACCTTCCTTTTTGTAgaaaaacaaggattttcagtAGCCTGTTTCTTGCTCTTATTCTGTTGAGATGTCCCTTCTGCAACACCtgtagattttcttttttttcttatcacGAGAGTCAGTTGCCAAAATGAGCACTTTCTatcatttctctcttaatcctatcttcttcttgtaCACATTGTGAGATAAACTCATTAGTAACTCCATTTATCCTTCTGAATATTACAGCTTAtcttaaattgagtgaattgtgcaggaagagagataagtactAGATATACGAGTACATTTTCATTTATCTTGATATCAAGTGTCTTTAATTTACCTATGAGATTGGgca
This window contains:
- the LOC120079608 gene encoding uncharacterized protein LOC120079608, whose protein sequence is MPLSIFKKLGIDEAQPTSVTLQLADRTIKYPEGKIEDVLVKIDNFIFPADFIILDYEADREVSIILGRPFLATGKILIDVHKGKLTMRVDNQEVKFNVLNALKFPDNEDCQLNSIELPEEETYVCEVLALENLKELEPPSLSER